The following are encoded together in the Thalassomonas haliotis genome:
- a CDS encoding MIP/aquaporin family protein — MEYIIGEFLGSLFLILFGGGVVANVVLSKSKGENGGWITITAGWAFAVMIGVFVASSSGSPQADINPAVTLAKYFLGVYDSLTYVVSAALAQISGCFTGAILVWLTYLPHWKETQDQEAKLAVFCTAPAISHVPGNLISEIIGTVALIFGVGAIVTSGDFAAGMVPYLVGMLVWGIGLSLGGPTGYAINPARDLGPRLAHACLPVADKGSSQWHYAWIPVVGPVTGAAIAAGLWQNIL, encoded by the coding sequence ATGGAATATATAATAGGTGAGTTTCTAGGCAGCCTCTTTTTGATCTTATTCGGCGGCGGCGTGGTTGCCAATGTCGTACTGTCAAAATCCAAAGGAGAAAACGGCGGCTGGATCACAATAACTGCCGGCTGGGCGTTTGCGGTTATGATCGGAGTATTTGTTGCCAGTTCAAGCGGCTCGCCCCAGGCAGATATAAACCCCGCAGTGACTCTGGCGAAATACTTTCTCGGCGTTTATGACTCATTAACGTATGTGGTCAGTGCTGCTCTGGCACAAATATCCGGCTGCTTTACCGGGGCTATCCTGGTGTGGCTCACCTATCTGCCTCACTGGAAAGAAACCCAAGATCAGGAAGCTAAGCTGGCAGTCTTTTGCACCGCACCGGCGATATCACATGTCCCGGGTAACCTGATCAGTGAAATTATCGGCACCGTTGCCTTAATTTTTGGTGTCGGTGCTATCGTTACCTCGGGAGATTTTGCCGCCGGTATGGTGCCCTACCTGGTAGGAATGCTGGTTTGGGGTATAGGACTTTCCCTGGGAGGCCCAACAGGTTATGCCATCAATCCCGCCCGGGATTTAGGCCCGAGGTTGGCTCATGCTTGCCTACCGGTAGCGGATAAAGGATCTTCGCAGTGGCATTATGCCTGGATTCCTGTGGTTGGCCCGGTGACCGGTGCCGCAATTGCAGCAGGGTTATGGCAAAATATTCTGTAA
- a CDS encoding methyl-accepting chemotaxis protein — MTIKKKLIAILIAIVLLVTGSIAAQNIANIKNSQQAQASKSRYLSYLLADEFRQTSQDLTRLCRSFVTTGEQKYWHAYWRIIQWRNGEIPRPDNADPELYPAVKKKQSDIMKELNFSEQEFEFLALANKNSNALIATETQAMESIKSGFVVDGPFKALPGEDVKTFALRIVFDNAYHNEVAKIFAPVGRFFTALDQRTAQHLQLSQDSASTWLMLSLSSQILAALLIAALIMILIYSLFKPLQQATNAMLNIAEGDGDLNKRLKDAGKDELSTLGKGFNSFAANIQSVVINLRQMIEEISASSNQLNTTAQQTDLAINEQKEDIQELFVAIEQIVPAIQDVARLASDGADKASLSDQHAKTGIRVIEKAIENINSLETDIENSSGVINKLAKDTHNISTVLDVIGGIADQTNLLALNAAIEAARAGEQGRGFAVVADEVRTLAQRTQNSTTEIREMIEGLQVEANNAVAVMEQSHIKTETCVKDTTELGNALENISGSVMAITDINHQIASATEEQSATIDEIRRNIDNINQNVETTSAGSKETANNSHHTTELTVQIQALVNQFKTD, encoded by the coding sequence ATGACAATCAAGAAAAAGCTCATCGCCATACTCATCGCGATTGTACTGCTGGTTACAGGTTCAATTGCGGCGCAAAATATCGCAAACATTAAAAACAGCCAACAGGCGCAAGCCAGCAAGAGCCGCTATCTTTCGTATTTGCTGGCGGATGAATTTCGCCAAACATCTCAAGATTTAACACGCTTATGCCGCAGTTTTGTTACCACAGGGGAACAAAAATATTGGCATGCCTATTGGCGTATCATCCAATGGCGTAACGGGGAGATCCCCCGCCCAGACAATGCCGATCCCGAGTTATATCCCGCAGTAAAGAAAAAACAAAGCGATATCATGAAAGAGCTTAACTTTTCCGAACAGGAATTTGAGTTTTTGGCGCTTGCCAACAAAAACTCCAATGCCCTGATCGCCACCGAAACTCAGGCCATGGAATCGATAAAATCCGGTTTTGTAGTCGACGGCCCCTTTAAAGCATTACCCGGTGAAGATGTAAAAACCTTTGCCCTGCGTATCGTGTTCGACAATGCTTATCACAACGAAGTCGCCAAGATTTTTGCACCTGTCGGCCGTTTTTTCACGGCTTTGGACCAGCGTACCGCACAACACTTGCAGCTAAGCCAAGACTCAGCTTCAACCTGGCTAATGCTCAGTTTATCCAGCCAGATCCTGGCCGCTCTGCTGATCGCCGCTTTAATAATGATCTTAATTTATTCACTATTTAAACCCCTGCAACAAGCCACCAACGCTATGCTCAATATTGCCGAAGGTGACGGCGATCTCAACAAACGCCTAAAGGATGCAGGTAAAGATGAGCTTTCAACCCTGGGAAAAGGTTTTAACAGTTTTGCCGCCAATATCCAGAGCGTGGTCATTAATTTACGACAGATGATAGAAGAAATATCCGCCTCTTCAAATCAACTCAATACCACGGCACAACAAACCGATCTGGCCATAAACGAGCAAAAAGAAGATATTCAAGAATTATTTGTCGCCATTGAACAAATAGTACCGGCAATTCAGGATGTAGCAAGATTAGCTTCCGACGGTGCAGATAAAGCCAGCCTGTCCGACCAGCATGCCAAAACAGGCATCCGGGTAATAGAAAAAGCGATCGAGAACATCAACAGCCTGGAAACCGATATCGAAAACTCTTCCGGCGTGATTAATAAGTTAGCCAAGGATACCCATAATATCAGCACAGTACTCGATGTTATCGGTGGCATAGCCGATCAAACAAATTTACTGGCATTAAATGCCGCCATAGAAGCAGCCCGTGCCGGCGAACAAGGCCGAGGTTTTGCCGTTGTTGCCGATGAAGTCAGAACGCTTGCCCAGCGTACCCAAAATTCCACCACAGAAATTCGCGAAATGATAGAAGGTCTGCAGGTTGAGGCCAACAATGCCGTTGCGGTTATGGAGCAAAGCCACATAAAAACAGAAACCTGTGTCAAAGATACCACAGAGTTAGGCAATGCCCTGGAAAACATATCAGGCTCTGTGATGGCAATCACAGATATTAACCACCAGATTGCCTCGGCAACAGAAGAGCAAAGCGCTACCATAGATGAGATCAGGCGTAATATCGACAATATCAACCAGAATGTTGAAACCACTTCCGCCGGCTCCAAAGAAACCGCCAACAACAGTCACCACACCACAGAGCTGACAGTCCAGATACAAGCCTTAGTGAATCAGTTTAAAACTGATTAA
- a CDS encoding GntR family transcriptional regulator, with amino-acid sequence MEFFSEKAVTAADKTFFQLRKEIVEGEIPSGSKLSETELSTKYSVSRAVIREAINRLESCHLVERKANVGARVVALTPEGLVELYQIREALEGMAARQAAKNMTDEEVTDLTRLLNAHFQEVKTGDSYYQEAGDVDFHYRIILGSKNKHLIGMLTDGIYHLVRMYRVQLGMAGPRVTTAFDEHQHIVKAIANRDEELAELLMRRHIMYSKNNIEQKLVNKR; translated from the coding sequence ATGGAGTTTTTCAGCGAAAAAGCAGTGACCGCTGCGGATAAAACGTTTTTCCAGTTAAGAAAAGAAATTGTTGAAGGTGAAATCCCCTCAGGCTCCAAGCTGAGCGAAACAGAGTTGTCGACAAAATATTCCGTCAGCCGGGCGGTGATCCGTGAAGCAATCAACCGCTTGGAGTCCTGCCACCTGGTGGAGCGCAAAGCCAATGTCGGCGCCCGGGTGGTGGCATTAACGCCGGAAGGCCTGGTGGAGCTGTATCAAATCCGTGAAGCCCTCGAAGGCATGGCGGCAAGGCAGGCGGCAAAAAATATGACCGACGAAGAAGTCACCGACTTAACCCGTTTGCTCAACGCCCACTTCCAGGAAGTGAAAACCGGGGATTCCTATTACCAGGAAGCCGGCGATGTCGATTTTCACTACCGCATTATCCTCGGCAGTAAAAATAAACACCTGATCGGCATGCTCACCGACGGTATATATCACCTGGTACGTATGTACCGGGTCCAGTTAGGCATGGCCGGTCCCAGGGTGACCACGGCCTTTGACGAACATCAACATATCGTCAAAGCCATTGCCAACCGGGATGAAGAGCTGGCGGAGCTGTTGATGCGCCGCCACATCATGTATTCAAAAAATAATATTGAACAGAAATTAGTAAACAAGCGATAG
- the prpB gene encoding methylisocitrate lyase produces the protein MSAGKKFRQALADNKPLQIVGTINAYTAIMAKKIGHQAIYLSGGGVANASYGLPDLGMTSLNDVIADVQRITAACDLPLMVDIDTGWGGAFNIAKTIRDMEKAGAAAVHMEDQVAQKRCGHRPNKEIVSCEEMVDRIKAAVDARTDPDFFIMARTDAFAQEGLEAAIERAKAYVAAGADGIFAEAVKTEEHYRAFAEALDVPILANITEFGQTELWNKEQLGEWGAAMVLYPLSAFRAMNKAAELVYSSILENGDQKAVIDTMQTRMDLYDYLGYHDYEQKLDSLFAEGKNK, from the coding sequence ATGAGTGCAGGTAAAAAATTTCGTCAGGCATTAGCCGACAATAAACCGCTACAAATCGTTGGCACCATTAACGCCTACACGGCCATCATGGCCAAGAAAATCGGTCACCAGGCCATTTATTTGTCTGGCGGCGGGGTGGCCAATGCCTCCTACGGCCTGCCCGACCTGGGCATGACCTCACTCAACGACGTGATTGCCGACGTACAGCGCATTACCGCCGCTTGTGACCTGCCGTTAATGGTTGATATCGACACCGGCTGGGGCGGCGCTTTTAATATCGCCAAAACCATCCGCGACATGGAAAAAGCCGGCGCCGCCGCCGTACATATGGAAGATCAGGTAGCGCAAAAACGTTGCGGCCACCGCCCCAACAAAGAAATCGTTTCTTGTGAGGAAATGGTCGACCGTATCAAGGCAGCCGTTGATGCCCGTACCGATCCTGACTTTTTCATCATGGCCCGTACCGACGCTTTCGCCCAGGAAGGTCTGGAAGCCGCCATTGAACGCGCCAAGGCCTATGTTGCCGCCGGCGCCGACGGCATCTTCGCCGAAGCGGTAAAAACCGAAGAGCACTACCGCGCCTTCGCTGAAGCCTTAGATGTGCCTATCCTGGCCAATATCACAGAATTCGGCCAAACCGAACTGTGGAACAAAGAGCAGCTGGGTGAATGGGGAGCCGCCATGGTGCTTTACCCGTTAAGCGCCTTCCGCGCCATGAACAAGGCCGCCGAGTTGGTTTATAGCTCCATCCTGGAAAATGGCGATCAAAAAGCCGTCATCGATACCATGCAAACCCGCATGGACCTTTACGATTACCTTGGCTACCACGACTATGAACAGAAACTGGATTCACTGTTCGCCGAAGGTAAAAACAAGTAA
- the prpC gene encoding bifunctional 2-methylcitrate synthase/citrate synthase, whose product MVDKKLAGAGLRGQSAGETKLCTVGKSGSGLTYCGYDVSDLAENATFEEVAYLLFNGELPNQAQLDSYKTELAAMRDLPLPLKEVLQRIPADAHPMDVMRTGASFLGNLEPEEDFSQQNKAANRLLAAFPAIMTYWYHFSHNNKEIDCVSDESTIGGHFLKLLTGKTPSELHRRVIDVSLILYAEHEFNASTFTARVCASTLSDMYSCITGAIGSLRGPLHGGANEAAMDMIQKFKSPADAKEQMAGMLERKEKIMGFGHAVYRTSDPRNVIIKAWSEKLSEEFGDSSLYDISVACEEYMWDTKKLFCNADFFHASAYHFMGIPTKLFTPIFVCSRLTGWAAHVMEQRDNNRIIRPSADYIGSEPRTVTPIAQR is encoded by the coding sequence ATGGTAGATAAAAAATTAGCAGGCGCAGGCCTTCGCGGTCAAAGTGCCGGTGAAACTAAACTTTGTACAGTTGGCAAATCAGGCAGCGGTTTAACCTACTGCGGTTACGATGTTTCTGATCTGGCTGAGAATGCTACCTTTGAAGAAGTCGCCTATTTATTGTTTAACGGTGAATTACCAAACCAGGCACAATTAGACAGCTACAAAACCGAACTTGCCGCTATGCGCGATTTACCTTTGCCATTAAAAGAGGTGCTGCAGCGCATTCCTGCCGACGCACACCCTATGGATGTGATGCGCACCGGTGCTTCATTTTTAGGTAACCTGGAGCCGGAAGAAGATTTCAGCCAGCAAAACAAAGCGGCCAACCGCTTATTGGCAGCCTTCCCGGCAATCATGACTTACTGGTACCATTTCTCCCACAACAATAAAGAAATTGATTGTGTGAGCGATGAAAGCACAATCGGCGGTCACTTCCTGAAATTGTTAACAGGAAAAACCCCCTCTGAATTGCACCGCCGCGTAATTGACGTGTCCTTGATCTTATATGCCGAGCATGAGTTCAACGCCTCGACTTTCACCGCCCGGGTTTGTGCGTCAACCTTATCAGACATGTACTCCTGTATTACCGGCGCTATCGGTTCATTACGCGGTCCCTTACACGGTGGCGCCAACGAAGCAGCCATGGACATGATCCAGAAGTTCAAATCACCGGCCGATGCCAAAGAGCAGATGGCAGGTATGCTGGAACGTAAAGAAAAAATCATGGGCTTTGGCCATGCGGTATACCGCACCTCAGATCCGCGTAATGTCATCATCAAAGCCTGGTCAGAAAAACTGTCGGAGGAATTCGGTGACAGCTCACTTTACGATATTTCCGTGGCTTGTGAAGAATACATGTGGGATACCAAGAAGTTATTCTGTAATGCCGACTTCTTCCACGCCTCTGCCTATCACTTTATGGGCATTCCTACTAAGCTGTTCACACCGATTTTTGTATGTTCACGCTTAACCGGCTGGGCAGCACATGTGATGGAGCAAAGGGACAATAACCGTATTATCCGTCCAAGCGCCGACTATATCGGCTCTGAGCCAAGAACAGTAACGCCAATCGCACAAAGATAA